In the genome of Quercus robur chromosome 3, dhQueRobu3.1, whole genome shotgun sequence, one region contains:
- the LOC126718627 gene encoding glycosyltransferase family 92 protein RCOM_0530710: protein MDSSSSSSSEQRRKRKRVGRPYYYFYSQAHYFSLRSFVLCLSFLVFLLFLSSDRFLLGPASFHPVLKASTLLSSTTSSSSSILDSFNSNNNRFLPILVNDRVLFPDHVLLIVSNQVLQAQDLDCVYYSKFNGSDDEVVKARPALSAEQYGAFRSIVRCPVPEANYSGVVDLRRRVGDVAESDWSLRVKSNQSSQTVHSWEKVVYEAVLDGDTAVLFVKGLNLRPHRRSDPTRFSCHFGFGNWGGENEGFVLTTDAVTAAQEVVRCLLPRSIKNMPERAQGIRVTVSRYSSRAKVHEQPIGSVAKIYGPKAEEVRRDKRKYELCVCTMVWNQAQALREWIKYHAWLGVERWFIYDNNSDDGIEDVIKELEFYNVSRQSWPWIKAQEAGFSHCALKARDECNWVGFFDVDEFFYFPYGFRHLKGKGLPGHNYLKSMVANFSSSKTIAEIRTECHSFGPSGLSSPPEQGVTVGYTCRLQSAERHKSIVRPDLLDSSLLNVVHHFLLREGFRHLNVIERRAVINHYKYQVWDTFKAKFYRRVATYVVDWQKDQNKGSKDRAPGLGTEAIEPPNWRLRFCEVWDTGLRDFVLAYLADPVTGSLPWQRTLL from the coding sequence AtggattcttcttcttcttcttcttcggagcaaagaaggaaaagaaagagagtgggAAGGCCGTACTACTACTTTTATTCACAAGCGCACTACTTCTCGCTTAGATCTTTCGTTCTTTGCTTGTCCTTTTTGGTCTTCTTGCTATTCTTGTCCTCCGATCGTTTCCTGCTCGGTCCGGCGTCGTTTCATCCTGTTCTCAAAGCCTCCACTTTGCTCTCTTCaactacttcttcttcttcttcaattcttGATTCTttcaacagcaacaacaaccgGTTCTTGCCAATCCTAGTAAACGACCGCGTTTTGTTCCCCGACCATGTGCTGCTAATAGTTTCCAATCAAGTCCTCCAAGCTCAAGACTTGGACTGCGTTTACTACAGCAAATTCAACGGCTCTGATGATGAAGTGGTTAAAGCTCGGCCGGCTCTGTCTGCTGAGCAATACGGCGCGTTTCGCTCGATCGTGAGGTGTCCGGTTCCCGAGGCGAATTATTCGGGCGTTGTGGATTTGAGGAGGCGAGTTGGTGACGTGGCGGAGTCTGATTGGTCCTTGAGGGTGAAAAGCAATCAGAGTAGTCAGACGGTGCATTCGTGGGAGAAGGTGGTTTATGAGGCGGTTTTGGATGGGGACACGGCGGTTTTGTTCGTTAAGGGGCTGAATCTCAGACCGCATAGAAGATCCGACCCGACCCGTTTCAGCTGCCATTTCGGGTTTGGCAATTGGGGCGGTGAGAATGAAGGGTTTGTGCTGACGACCGATGCCGTCACGGCGGCTCAAGAGGTGGTTAGGTGTTTGTTGCCGCGTAGTATAAAGAACATGCCTGAGAGAGCTCAGGGAATTAGGGTTACCGTTAGTCGTTATAGTAGTAGAGCTAAAGTTCATGAGCAGCCTATTGGTTCTGTGGCTAAGATTTATGGTCCAAAGGCTGAGGAGGTGAGGAGAGATAAGAGGAAGTATGAGCTTTGTGTGTGCACAATGGTGTGGAACCAAGCTCAGGCGCTAAGGGAGTGGATTAAGTACCATGCTTGGCTCGGTGTTGAGAGGTGGTTTATCTATGATAACAATAGTGATGATGGGATTGAGGATGTGATTAAGGAGCTCGAGTTTTACAATGTTAGTAGGCAGAGTTGGCCGTGGATTAAGGCACAAGAGGCGGGTTTTTCGCATTGTGCTTTGAAAGCAAGGGATGAATGCAATTGGGTTGGATTCTTTGATGTTGATGAATTCTTTTACTTCCCGTATGGCTTTCGGCATTTGAAAGGAAAGGGTCTTCCGGGTCATAATTATCTCAAGTCTATGGTCGCGAATTTTTCATCTTCGAAGACAATTGCAGAGATCAGAACGGAGTGTCATAGTTTTGGGCCATCCGGGTTGAGTTCACCTCCAGAGCAGGGGGTAACTGTTGGGTACACTTGCCGGCTGCAGAGTGCTGAGCGGCACAAATCTATTGTGCGTCCGGATTTGCTCGACAGTTCTCTTCTTAATGTGGTGCATCACTTTCTGCTTAGGGAAGGGTTTAGGCACCTGAATGTGATTGAAAGGAGGGCTGTTATAAACCACTACAAATACCAGGTGTGGGATACCTTTAAAGCCAAGTTTTACAGAAGGGTTGCCACCTATGTTGTTGACTGGCAGAAGGACCAGAATAAAGGGTCAAAAGATAGAGCACCTGGGTTAGGGACTGAGGCCATTGAACCTCCAAACTGGCGGCTACGCTTCTGCGAGGTTTGGGATACTGGCCTGAGGGACTTTGTTCTGGCATATTTGGCTGACCCTGTAACCGGGTCACTGCCTTGGCAGAGGACTCTGCTGTGA